Proteins encoded by one window of Gordonia jinghuaiqii:
- a CDS encoding ABC transporter permease has protein sequence MTTLRDIPDAPTDSGPRASAAQAIRLVAGREIATRAKTRSFVVSTGLLMVVIVVGAIVLNLFAGGDDAEKVAVVGQPTAVTESIVAVGDSAGTTITTEAVDSAEQARTRVTDGDVAAALIPGDAPGTYVIVGKSGVEPAVEGAIRTAVSQVNLNQALADRGVAAASLPSVTIAVEQTQPDKPDEGQRLVIALVGVVLLVTAIMMGGTMVAVGVVEEKTSRVVELLLATIKPLHLLWGKIIGIGAVALSQVLLLGATALIAGTATGILTLPSAAVGMFAAVIAWFLLGFLFFASLYAATGAIVSRQEELNSSSAPLTFLAVAVMYSGIFGVQAMDSTFIQVLSWIPPFSAALMPMRIATGDTDAVQIIVTFGLMAAVCAAAIWIAARIYQRSILRTGSRIGWGEVLKLAR, from the coding sequence ATGACCACGCTACGAGACATCCCCGACGCTCCCACCGATTCCGGTCCGAGAGCCTCTGCCGCCCAAGCGATTCGCCTCGTCGCCGGCCGCGAGATCGCGACCCGCGCGAAGACCAGGTCCTTCGTCGTCAGCACCGGACTGCTGATGGTGGTGATCGTGGTCGGCGCCATCGTTCTCAACCTCTTCGCCGGAGGCGACGACGCCGAGAAGGTGGCCGTCGTCGGACAACCGACAGCGGTCACCGAGTCCATTGTCGCCGTGGGCGACTCGGCCGGAACCACCATCACCACCGAAGCCGTGGACTCCGCCGAACAGGCACGCACACGCGTCACCGACGGGGATGTCGCAGCCGCCCTGATCCCCGGCGACGCCCCCGGCACCTATGTGATCGTCGGCAAGAGCGGCGTCGAACCCGCCGTGGAAGGCGCCATCAGAACCGCGGTGTCACAGGTCAACCTGAACCAGGCGCTGGCCGACCGTGGTGTGGCCGCGGCGTCGTTGCCGTCGGTCACCATCGCCGTGGAGCAGACCCAGCCGGACAAGCCCGACGAGGGACAACGCCTGGTGATCGCGCTCGTCGGTGTGGTCCTGCTGGTGACCGCGATCATGATGGGCGGCACGATGGTCGCCGTCGGTGTCGTCGAGGAGAAGACCTCACGCGTCGTCGAACTGCTCCTGGCGACGATCAAACCCCTGCACCTGCTGTGGGGCAAGATCATCGGCATCGGGGCCGTCGCCCTGTCGCAGGTGTTGCTGCTCGGCGCCACCGCGCTGATCGCCGGCACCGCGACGGGGATTCTCACCCTGCCCAGCGCGGCGGTCGGCATGTTCGCCGCGGTCATCGCCTGGTTCCTTCTCGGATTCCTGTTCTTCGCCTCGCTGTACGCCGCGACCGGTGCCATCGTGTCCCGCCAGGAAGAACTCAACTCCTCGTCGGCGCCGCTGACGTTCCTGGCCGTCGCGGTGATGTACTCCGGCATATTCGGTGTGCAGGCGATGGATTCGACATTCATCCAGGTGTTGAGCTGGATTCCGCCGTTCAGCGCGGCACTGATGCCGATGCGCATCGCGACCGGCGACACCGACGCCGTCCAGATCATCGTCACCTTCGGTCTGATGGCTGCGGTGTGTGCCGCGGCCATCTGGATCGCGGCCCGGATCTACCAGCGTTCCATTCTGCGCACCGGCTCACGGATCGGCTGGGGTGAGGTGCTCAAGCTCGCCCGCTGA